A portion of the Paenibacillus hamazuiensis genome contains these proteins:
- a CDS encoding DNA-3-methyladenine glycosylase family protein, translating into MPKQQSPAAPRAAEANQPAGSPKATNPLRIAVPREFRFRENLNYLARSPAECMYRIEDGKIYKLVPLGDGQPLIEISGEEEGVLLVRFPDDIVWPERVRSAVSRYIWHWFDLDTDLVPFYEQGRQDLLLKETVDRFYGLRLMGIPDLFEALCWGIIGQQINLPFAYTLKRRFVEAFGDSIRSGGHIYWRFPSPERIAALSPDDMAGMQMTSRKSEYLIGVARLMAEGTLSKEKLMRSGDHETALKQLVSIRGIGPWTAHYVSMRCLRFPDAFPIHDVGLHNAVKHVLGRENKPTIEELRRLSKAWSGWEAYATFYLWRVLY; encoded by the coding sequence ATGCCAAAGCAACAATCGCCTGCGGCGCCGCGCGCGGCGGAAGCGAACCAGCCCGCGGGGTCCCCGAAAGCGACAAATCCGCTCAGGATCGCGGTTCCGCGGGAATTCCGCTTTCGCGAAAACCTGAACTATTTGGCGCGCTCGCCCGCCGAGTGCATGTACCGGATAGAGGATGGAAAGATATACAAACTCGTCCCGCTGGGCGACGGGCAGCCGCTCATTGAGATTAGCGGCGAAGAGGAAGGAGTCCTGCTCGTCCGTTTTCCGGACGATATCGTGTGGCCGGAAAGGGTACGTTCGGCGGTGTCCCGCTACATATGGCATTGGTTCGATTTGGACACGGATTTGGTCCCGTTTTACGAACAGGGGCGGCAGGATCTTTTGCTGAAAGAGACGGTGGACCGGTTTTACGGCCTGCGGCTGATGGGGATTCCGGACTTGTTCGAAGCTTTGTGCTGGGGAATTATCGGCCAGCAGATCAATTTGCCGTTCGCCTACACGTTAAAAAGGCGGTTCGTCGAAGCGTTCGGGGACAGCATCCGCTCCGGCGGCCATATCTACTGGCGGTTTCCTTCGCCGGAGCGAATCGCCGCGCTGTCCCCGGACGATATGGCCGGCATGCAGATGACCTCCCGCAAGTCCGAATATTTGATCGGCGTGGCCCGGCTCATGGCCGAAGGCACGTTGTCCAAGGAGAAGCTGATGCGCTCCGGCGATCACGAAACTGCGCTTAAGCAGCTCGTCAGCATCCGCGGCATCGGTCCTTGGACGGCGCATTACGTATCGATGCGCTGCCTGCGGTTCCCGGATGCGTTTCCGATTCACGACGTCGGTCTGCACAATGCGGTCAAGCACGTCCTCGGCCGCGAAAACAAACCGACGATCGAGGAGCTCCGCCGGCTGTCGAAAGCGTGGAGCGGCTGGGAGGCTTATGCCACGTTTTATTTGTGGCGGGTGCTGTATTGA
- a CDS encoding bifunctional transcriptional activator/DNA repair enzyme AdaA: METINDEMWRAIVENDASYDGKFYYAVKTTGIVCRPSCKSRIPNKEHVRIFADVRQALKEQFRPCKRCKPGGELLPDEEWVQQMVRWIDEHFAENITLQLLADHFHSSPYHLHRTFKRIRGVTPAEYILQVRMRQAKRELRTTDKTVTDIAASVGIPSAAHFATLFQKTAGCTPTQYRRTSRESGGSAEGGILS; the protein is encoded by the coding sequence ATGGAAACGATAAACGATGAGATGTGGAGGGCGATCGTGGAAAACGACGCGTCCTATGACGGCAAGTTTTATTATGCGGTGAAAACGACCGGCATCGTATGCCGGCCGTCCTGCAAATCGCGCATTCCGAACAAAGAGCACGTGCGAATATTCGCGGATGTCCGGCAGGCGCTGAAGGAGCAGTTCCGTCCGTGCAAACGGTGCAAGCCGGGCGGAGAGCTTTTGCCGGATGAGGAATGGGTGCAGCAAATGGTCCGCTGGATCGATGAACATTTTGCCGAAAATATTACGCTGCAGCTGCTCGCCGACCATTTTCACAGCAGCCCGTACCACCTGCACCGGACGTTCAAACGGATCCGGGGCGTGACGCCGGCGGAATATATTTTGCAGGTAAGGATGCGGCAGGCGAAACGCGAGCTGCGGACGACGGACAAAACGGTGACGGACATCGCCGCTTCGGTCGGCATTCCGAGCGCCGCGCATTTTGCGACGCTGTTTCAAAAAACGGCTGGCTGCACGCCGACACAATATCGCCGGACGAGCCGGGAAAGCGGAGGTTCGGCGGAAGGGGGAATTTTATCATGA
- a CDS encoding methylated-DNA--[protein]-cysteine S-methyltransferase has translation MKEKNMIYWSHFVHRDWKIYMAATEKGLAFVGSQNGPFEELAEWAEKCRPGCTLLCDEPRLEAYGRRLAEYFDGVQEVSALPVDVQGTPFQRDVWEALRSIPYGETRSYSDIAEQIGKSSAVRAVAAAIGANPVLIEIPCHRVVGKNGKLTGYRGGLDMKARLLQLEAQREAAFVPAGVGSR, from the coding sequence ATGAAGGAAAAGAATATGATCTATTGGTCGCATTTTGTGCACAGGGATTGGAAAATATATATGGCGGCGACAGAAAAAGGACTGGCCTTCGTCGGCTCGCAAAACGGTCCGTTTGAAGAGCTGGCGGAGTGGGCGGAAAAATGTCGGCCAGGCTGCACGCTGCTATGTGACGAGCCCAGGCTGGAAGCTTACGGCCGGCGGCTGGCCGAATATTTCGACGGCGTTCAGGAGGTATCGGCACTCCCGGTCGATGTGCAGGGAACGCCGTTTCAACGCGACGTATGGGAGGCGCTCCGTTCGATACCGTACGGAGAGACGCGGTCGTACTCGGACATCGCGGAGCAGATCGGCAAATCTTCCGCCGTTCGCGCAGTGGCTGCGGCGATCGGCGCCAATCCGGTATTGATCGAAATTCCATGCCACCGGGTCGTCGGCAAAAACGGGAAGCTGACCGGATACCGCGGCGGACTGGACATGAAGGCGCGGCTGCTTCAGCTTGAAGCGCAGCGGGAAGCCGCTTTCGTTCCGGCAGGGGTCGGAAGCCGATGA
- a CDS encoding 2OG-Fe(II) oxygenase has protein sequence MNSIAERIAAMDWQALHRSLSERGFAKLPALLQAEECRELIAMYDEAPLFRTRIDMRRYRFGEGEYQYFADPLPFLVQQLRMHLYPELAAAANAWLRLLGKEEMYPPELESFLAECARYEQTRATPLLLKYEQGGYNCLHQDLYGDIYFPFQVVFALNRREVDYTGGEFLLVEQRPRAQSRGHAIALEQGEGVIFPTQHRPVAGTRGYYRATLRHGVSEITGGRRFSLGVIFHNAR, from the coding sequence ATGAACAGCATTGCCGAACGTATAGCCGCCATGGACTGGCAAGCTCTGCACCGTTCGCTGAGCGAGAGAGGCTTTGCCAAGCTGCCCGCCTTACTCCAAGCGGAAGAATGCCGGGAGCTCATCGCCATGTACGACGAGGCGCCGCTGTTTCGCACCCGGATCGATATGCGCCGATACCGTTTTGGCGAAGGGGAATACCAATACTTCGCCGACCCGCTGCCGTTCCTCGTTCAGCAGCTGCGCATGCATCTGTACCCGGAGCTGGCGGCCGCGGCGAATGCCTGGCTGCGGCTGCTCGGAAAAGAAGAGATGTACCCGCCCGAATTGGAGTCGTTTCTCGCCGAATGCGCCAGGTACGAACAGACCCGTGCGACGCCGCTGCTTTTGAAGTATGAACAAGGCGGCTACAACTGCCTGCACCAGGATTTGTACGGCGATATCTATTTCCCGTTCCAGGTTGTGTTCGCCCTGAACCGGCGGGAGGTGGATTACACCGGAGGCGAGTTTCTGCTCGTCGAGCAGCGGCCGCGGGCGCAGTCCCGGGGGCATGCCATCGCCCTGGAGCAGGGCGAAGGGGTGATTTTTCCGACGCAGCATCGGCCCGTAGCGGGAACGCGCGGGTATTACCGGGCGACGCTGCGCCACGGTGTGAGCGAGATTACGGGCGGGAGAAGATTCAGCCTCGGTGTTATTTTTCACAATGCCCGGTAA
- a CDS encoding UxaA family hydrolase: MTAQGTGLAKFWGYRRPDGRVGIRNHVLILPTITCATQAAKQITELVAGTVSFIHQHGCAQVGVDYEQTFRTYAGMGLNPNVYGVVVLGLGCETHQARSVAGEIAKSGKPVEVVSIQDHGGTLQAIAQGARIAAQMVQDASALLREECDFAELIVGTECGGSDACSGLSANPAVGYVSDRIVDSGGTSILAETTELIGAEHLLANRAVDDHVAKRVYEVIGAMEKRAFAMGVDIRTGNPSPGNVKGGLTTLEEKSLGAANKAGSRPLQELIDYAQMPSRKGLVWMDTPGHDIEQLTGMVAGGAQIVLFTTGRGTPTGSPIAPVIKISTNSAIFEKMRDNIDVNAGTIIEGTETIAQVGERIFAEIGRVCSGKLTKAEVLKQHDFGIWRIGPTF, translated from the coding sequence TTGACAGCTCAAGGAACGGGATTGGCCAAATTTTGGGGTTACCGGCGGCCGGACGGCCGCGTCGGCATTCGCAATCATGTGCTCATTTTGCCGACGATTACTTGCGCCACGCAGGCGGCGAAGCAAATTACGGAGCTCGTTGCCGGCACCGTCAGCTTCATCCACCAGCACGGCTGCGCCCAGGTGGGCGTCGATTACGAGCAGACGTTCCGCACCTACGCCGGCATGGGGCTGAACCCGAACGTGTACGGCGTCGTCGTGCTCGGCCTCGGCTGTGAAACGCACCAGGCGCGCAGCGTCGCCGGCGAAATCGCCAAGAGCGGCAAACCGGTCGAGGTCGTGTCGATCCAGGACCACGGCGGCACGCTGCAGGCGATCGCCCAAGGGGCGCGCATCGCTGCGCAAATGGTGCAGGACGCGTCCGCGCTCCTGCGGGAAGAGTGCGATTTCGCCGAGCTGATCGTCGGCACCGAATGCGGCGGCTCCGACGCCTGCTCCGGCTTGTCGGCGAATCCGGCGGTCGGCTATGTCAGCGACCGCATCGTCGACAGCGGCGGCACGTCGATCCTCGCCGAGACGACCGAGCTGATCGGCGCGGAGCATCTGCTCGCGAACCGGGCCGTGGACGACCACGTCGCGAAGCGCGTGTACGAGGTGATCGGCGCGATGGAGAAACGCGCGTTCGCGATGGGCGTCGACATCCGCACGGGCAATCCGAGCCCGGGCAACGTCAAGGGCGGTCTGACGACGCTGGAGGAGAAGTCGCTCGGTGCGGCGAACAAGGCGGGCAGCCGCCCGCTGCAGGAGCTGATCGATTACGCTCAGATGCCGTCGCGCAAAGGGCTTGTCTGGATGGATACGCCCGGACACGACATCGAACAGCTGACCGGCATGGTCGCCGGCGGCGCGCAGATCGTGCTGTTCACGACCGGGCGCGGAACGCCGACCGGATCGCCGATCGCGCCGGTGATCAAGATTTCGACGAATTCGGCGATTTTTGAGAAAATGCGCGACAACATCGACGTCAACGCCGGAACGATCATCGAAGGGACGGAAACGATCGCCCAGGTCGGCGAGCGCATTTTCGCGGAAATCGGGCGCGTTTGCTCCGGCAAGCTGACGAAAGCGGAGGTGCTGAAGCAGCACGACTTCGGTATTTGGCGCATCGGTCCGACGTTTTGA
- a CDS encoding VOC family protein, giving the protein MSVKLTPYFNMEGNAKEAIQFYEQAIGAEVLSIITYGEMPEMPNTFTDDLKNFVAHAKLRVGESELMFSDAPSGSPIPKGKQVTICITTDSVEKSKRFFEALRQDGQVNMPFEETEFSPGFGDVTDKFGVTFQIYTEIA; this is encoded by the coding sequence ATGTCGGTAAAACTTACCCCTTATTTCAATATGGAGGGGAATGCAAAGGAAGCTATTCAATTTTACGAGCAAGCCATAGGCGCCGAAGTCCTCTCCATCATCACTTACGGAGAAATGCCGGAAATGCCTAATACTTTCACCGACGATTTAAAAAATTTTGTGGCGCACGCCAAGCTGCGGGTAGGAGAATCGGAACTCATGTTTTCGGATGCTCCAAGCGGTTCGCCGATTCCCAAGGGGAAGCAGGTCACCATCTGCATTACTACCGACAGCGTGGAAAAATCAAAACGATTTTTTGAAGCATTGCGGCAAGACGGTCAAGTTAATATGCCGTTTGAAGAAACCGAATTCAGCCCGGGTTTTGGCGATGTAACCGACAAATTCGGCGTAACCTTTCAAATTTATACTGAAATCGCTTGA
- a CDS encoding PA14 domain-containing protein: MRQSIVLIARILTAAMIWGSVFSLGYVPNQLAYAEPVPVNVFASEGVTASAYGYLSGLYAPAKAIDGNAAVSKWVYSGGTSLPDANHSYWLKIDAGAEAVVQKFVLAHAGSGGEPDIYNTRDFTIEASSDDVNWTRLVSVTNNTYGTTTHNLAAPVTARYFKLNITNPGAPDSSTGRYTANIYEFQAYGYFADAPGSSPQGAAQGLLGEYYKGTSSFDFGEYKATVIDSQINFADLNGTLRAFTGEEDHANVRWTGQIMPPQTDAYTFYMIGDNGFRLWIDDKPVIDHWVNDWDKEQVSNAVQLEGGKKYNFKIEYFEDFGGSNLYLRWSTPTMAKAIVPAGAFFLPKNYAGPIAGRIADDGSSVSLTMAADLNALPTALASHLTVTADSQSIGVQSVEQGGTPSVLKLNLATAIKPRQKVKVSYDGQAALQSVNGTSVAGFNFNVPELVNYSPMAIAMSFYGSPKTNRSFAWYTSYENPQNAPANAKDSIVEVVEADKEFGTSAVKRFVGKPEETKVLNLKITNETTGSFISHKVLASGLTPGTAYKFRVGSDGNWSGVGSFTTEAENENKYEFLYMTDSQGSNSNDYEVFANTLKQGLQHYPNAKFMVMTGDQVDAGSLESQWLDYFGKPQDMFMKLPIMAAVGNHEGPYNDNYYYHFNYPNDSIKNPLPPGSVYSYDYGDAHIMVLNTMDIGWDDRQKESFRQQVEWLKKEVAETDKKWKIVAFHKAIYSLGNHALEKDIQDMRKMLYPVFDELGIDVVLQGHDHTFMRSYQMYNDAPVADIKRDENNNPLNPDGTLYMINNSAATKFYDLQEGVDRYYAAVFEQPKKAIYSGIRMTENSITIESYRSGEAEPFDKYTIVRTDGKPQPVEQLTVGKTGDGKAVLDWNAPKSSSADDEVRGFRIYETSGKLGMNWSAYMPAVKGQTSYRYTVADTLPGETYEFIVKAVDKRDNSAASVASTSGSVPAAPTAPVVDDGHNTFGWTNVSGYSSPSDYEYSVDGGATWQPAAANPQPVGDFDYAAGAVKVRVKADAASGRAAGQPLASDLPFTVNHIKDTYKISGEMKRGDKLQIDVSLEPVADYSGDVYTVFELLDGDRPVLINAVPMKQNKLTFTQYFNVTGADYKVKVFIMDQFNSDLTIPVQLARPVVFQ, from the coding sequence GTGAGACAAAGTATTGTGCTGATCGCTCGTATTCTTACAGCGGCCATGATTTGGGGCTCGGTGTTTTCTTTGGGATACGTCCCCAATCAGCTGGCGTATGCAGAGCCGGTACCTGTGAACGTTTTTGCTTCGGAGGGAGTAACGGCATCCGCATATGGGTATTTGTCCGGTCTTTACGCGCCGGCGAAAGCGATCGACGGAAATGCTGCCGTCAGCAAGTGGGTTTACAGCGGCGGAACAAGTTTGCCCGACGCAAATCATTCCTATTGGTTGAAAATTGACGCAGGCGCGGAAGCGGTTGTGCAGAAGTTCGTGCTTGCGCATGCAGGCTCAGGCGGGGAGCCGGATATTTACAATACGCGGGATTTTACCATTGAAGCGAGCAGCGACGATGTGAACTGGACCCGCCTCGTCAGCGTGACCAATAACACGTACGGAACGACGACCCATAATTTGGCCGCTCCCGTTACGGCACGGTATTTCAAGCTGAACATTACCAACCCGGGCGCGCCGGATTCGTCGACCGGTCGGTATACCGCCAATATTTATGAGTTTCAGGCCTACGGTTATTTCGCAGACGCACCCGGTTCGTCGCCGCAGGGTGCAGCTCAGGGATTGCTTGGCGAATATTACAAGGGCACAAGCAGCTTTGATTTTGGAGAGTATAAAGCGACGGTGATCGATTCGCAGATTAATTTCGCGGATCTGAACGGCACGCTGCGAGCCTTTACAGGCGAGGAGGACCATGCCAATGTCCGCTGGACTGGCCAGATCATGCCTCCGCAAACGGATGCATATACGTTCTACATGATCGGGGATAACGGATTCCGCTTATGGATTGACGATAAGCCGGTCATCGATCATTGGGTGAACGATTGGGACAAGGAGCAGGTCAGCAATGCCGTCCAACTGGAAGGCGGCAAGAAGTACAATTTTAAAATCGAATACTTCGAAGATTTCGGCGGCTCGAATCTGTATTTGCGCTGGTCTACGCCTACAATGGCTAAGGCCATTGTACCCGCCGGCGCGTTTTTCCTGCCGAAAAATTACGCGGGTCCGATAGCGGGCCGCATTGCCGATGACGGCTCCAGCGTTTCTTTGACTATGGCTGCCGATTTGAACGCACTTCCAACTGCGTTAGCATCGCACCTGACGGTGACGGCCGACAGTCAGTCCATCGGAGTACAAAGCGTGGAGCAGGGCGGCACCCCGTCTGTCCTGAAGCTGAATTTGGCCACCGCCATTAAGCCCCGTCAAAAAGTAAAAGTTTCCTACGACGGACAAGCCGCCTTGCAATCTGTGAACGGCACGTCCGTAGCCGGCTTTAACTTCAACGTGCCGGAATTGGTGAATTATTCGCCGATGGCGATCGCGATGTCGTTTTATGGAAGCCCGAAAACGAACCGCTCGTTCGCCTGGTATACGAGTTACGAAAATCCGCAAAACGCGCCGGCGAATGCCAAAGACAGCATCGTCGAGGTGGTGGAAGCCGATAAGGAATTCGGCACGTCCGCAGTGAAACGTTTCGTGGGCAAGCCGGAAGAAACCAAGGTGCTGAACCTGAAAATCACAAACGAGACCACCGGTTCCTTTATCAGCCACAAGGTGCTGGCTTCGGGTCTGACCCCGGGAACCGCCTATAAATTCCGGGTCGGAAGCGACGGCAACTGGAGCGGCGTCGGCAGCTTTACGACGGAGGCGGAGAACGAGAACAAATACGAGTTCCTGTATATGACGGACTCGCAGGGCTCCAATTCGAACGATTATGAGGTTTTCGCAAACACGCTGAAGCAAGGGCTTCAGCATTACCCGAATGCCAAGTTCATGGTGATGACCGGCGACCAGGTCGATGCCGGCTCCCTCGAATCCCAGTGGCTCGATTATTTCGGAAAACCGCAGGACATGTTCATGAAGCTGCCCATCATGGCTGCGGTAGGGAACCACGAAGGGCCGTACAACGACAACTATTATTACCATTTTAATTATCCGAACGATTCCATTAAAAATCCTTTGCCTCCGGGCAGCGTTTATTCGTACGACTACGGCGACGCGCACATCATGGTGCTCAACACGATGGATATCGGTTGGGACGACCGGCAGAAGGAATCGTTCCGGCAGCAGGTGGAATGGCTGAAGAAAGAAGTGGCCGAGACCGACAAGAAGTGGAAAATCGTCGCTTTTCATAAGGCGATTTATTCGCTCGGCAACCACGCGCTCGAGAAAGATATTCAAGATATGAGAAAAATGCTCTACCCCGTCTTCGACGAGCTGGGGATCGATGTCGTTTTGCAAGGGCATGACCATACGTTCATGAGATCTTATCAAATGTACAACGACGCGCCGGTAGCGGATATCAAGAGGGATGAGAATAATAATCCGCTGAATCCGGACGGCACGCTGTATATGATCAATAACTCGGCCGCCACAAAATTTTACGATCTCCAGGAAGGCGTGGACCGGTATTATGCAGCGGTGTTCGAACAACCGAAAAAAGCGATTTATTCAGGCATCCGCATGACGGAAAACAGCATTACGATCGAATCTTACAGGTCCGGCGAGGCTGAGCCGTTCGATAAGTATACAATCGTCAGAACGGACGGCAAGCCGCAGCCGGTCGAACAATTGACGGTGGGCAAAACGGGGGATGGCAAAGCGGTTCTCGATTGGAACGCGCCGAAATCCTCAAGTGCAGACGACGAGGTCCGCGGTTTTAGAATTTATGAAACGAGCGGAAAGCTGGGGATGAACTGGAGCGCATATATGCCGGCGGTTAAGGGTCAAACGAGCTACCGGTATACCGTGGCGGACACGCTTCCCGGCGAAACCTACGAGTTCATCGTCAAAGCTGTCGACAAGCGGGACAATTCCGCCGCCAGCGTCGCAAGCACTTCGGGAAGCGTGCCGGCTGCGCCGACCGCTCCGGTAGTGGACGACGGTCATAACACGTTCGGCTGGACGAACGTTTCCGGGTATTCCTCGCCGTCTGACTATGAATACAGCGTAGATGGCGGAGCGACATGGCAGCCCGCAGCGGCGAATCCGCAGCCGGTGGGAGATTTCGATTATGCTGCGGGAGCGGTAAAAGTTCGCGTGAAAGCCGATGCCGCTTCGGGAAGAGCCGCCGGTCAGCCGCTTGCTTCGGACTTGCCGTTCACCGTGAACCATATTAAGGATACGTACAAAATATCCGGGGAAATGAAGCGCGGCGACAAGCTGCAGATCGACGTGTCGCTGGAGCCTGTGGCCGATTACAGCGGCGACGTTTACACGGTATTTGAGCTGCTTGACGGAGACCGGCCGGTTCTCATTAACGCCGTCCCCATGAAGCAAAACAAGCTGACGTTTACCCAATATTTTAATGTAACCGGTGCGGACTATAAGGTGAAAGTATTTATTATGGATCAATTTAACAGCGATCTTACGATACCGGTCCAGCTGGCGAGACCTGTCGTATTCCAGTAA
- a CDS encoding S-layer homology domain-containing protein, producing the protein MKKYVAAMLALLFVLSPVSARAAAQFTLSLSANEAQRGGKITLSGTVASDTDEVTVKIVRPNLTVFYIDSLTPSMGSYTSTVSIPANEDDAPNGVYKVVAGTKNGAETKTFSIGVSTNPGGGGESPGGGGTNPGGGGTNPGDGGTNPGGGGTTPGGGGTTPGGGGDSGGSGDSDSGSGGNSHGSGTGNAAASADAANIPSTAGKADGSIVQPEVNKEGRYIVGSDTLSQAMQQAKGAVIIQLPAQTGESALSLDFSAKSLKDLKDNGVDLIIASDNHSVRFPAGFISAADEQSRIRIDLNTVMSAEARSLIGGLILKDSDYVPTGLVLSVVIQLIAGDKVTEIHQLDKPAVVSVKLTEAQQKAISSDLAGVYYVNGDKAEYVGGTLDKGVFTFTAKHFSYYTILEYNKAFADLAGHWADKPVRSLAAKHIVEGVDDRRYEPNRSITRAEFVTLIMRSLGWKGGPLPEAAANPFSDVPGKQYYTDHIVKAAALGIVSGYNGAFRPSDTMTREEAAVALVQASSRFGVIKSGKDEPSFADMNEISDWAKTAVNEAWSKGLMEGDGVRFNPKQPVTRAEVAAMIDRLLRNGSL; encoded by the coding sequence GTGAAAAAATATGTGGCGGCCATGCTGGCTTTGCTTTTCGTGCTCTCGCCGGTTTCCGCACGCGCAGCCGCTCAATTTACGCTGAGCCTGAGCGCGAATGAAGCGCAGCGCGGCGGTAAAATCACACTTTCGGGGACGGTTGCAAGCGATACGGACGAAGTTACGGTGAAGATCGTACGTCCCAATCTAACGGTTTTTTATATCGATTCTTTGACGCCTTCGATGGGCAGCTATACGTCTACGGTATCCATTCCGGCCAATGAAGACGATGCCCCGAACGGCGTTTATAAGGTCGTCGCCGGCACTAAAAATGGGGCGGAAACCAAAACATTTTCGATCGGAGTGAGCACGAATCCCGGCGGAGGGGGAGAGTCTCCAGGCGGTGGAGGAACGAATCCCGGCGGCGGAGGAACGAATCCGGGTGACGGAGGTACGAATCCCGGCGGTGGAGGTACGACTCCGGGCGGCGGAGGAACGACTCCGGGCGGCGGAGGCGACAGCGGTGGCAGTGGAGATTCGGATTCGGGCAGCGGCGGAAATTCGCACGGCTCGGGTACGGGGAACGCAGCCGCATCTGCAGATGCGGCAAACATTCCGTCCACTGCCGGCAAGGCGGACGGTTCCATCGTACAGCCTGAAGTAAACAAGGAAGGTCGGTACATAGTCGGCTCCGATACACTGTCTCAAGCCATGCAGCAAGCGAAGGGCGCAGTAATCATTCAATTGCCCGCACAGACGGGCGAATCCGCTTTATCTCTCGATTTTTCCGCGAAATCGCTAAAGGATCTCAAGGATAACGGAGTGGACCTTATTATCGCATCCGACAATCATTCGGTCCGTTTCCCGGCAGGCTTCATTTCGGCTGCGGATGAACAGTCGCGGATTCGCATCGATCTGAACACGGTGATGAGCGCGGAAGCAAGAAGTCTGATCGGCGGATTGATTCTGAAAGATTCCGACTACGTGCCGACCGGACTGGTGCTTTCCGTTGTCATTCAACTGATCGCCGGCGACAAGGTCACCGAAATTCATCAGTTGGACAAACCGGCAGTTGTGTCCGTCAAATTGACGGAAGCTCAGCAGAAAGCCATTTCCTCGGATTTGGCCGGCGTCTACTATGTGAACGGAGATAAAGCCGAATATGTCGGCGGCACTTTGGATAAGGGAGTTTTCACCTTCACGGCGAAGCACTTCTCGTATTATACGATTCTCGAATACAACAAGGCTTTTGCCGATTTGGCGGGACATTGGGCGGACAAACCGGTTCGGTCGCTCGCAGCCAAACATATCGTGGAAGGCGTAGACGACAGGCGTTACGAGCCGAATCGCAGCATCACCCGGGCGGAGTTCGTCACCTTGATCATGCGTTCGCTCGGCTGGAAGGGCGGCCCGCTGCCGGAAGCTGCGGCGAACCCGTTCTCCGATGTACCGGGCAAACAATACTACACGGATCATATCGTAAAAGCGGCGGCTCTCGGCATCGTATCCGGCTATAACGGAGCGTTCCGTCCAAGCGATACGATGACGCGCGAAGAGGCGGCGGTGGCGCTTGTCCAGGCGTCATCCCGGTTCGGCGTGATCAAGTCGGGTAAGGACGAGCCTTCTTTTGCGGATATGAACGAGATCTCCGATTGGGCCAAAACGGCGGTAAACGAAGCTTGGTCGAAGGGACTTATGGAGGGCGACGGCGTTCGTTTTAATCCGAAGCAACCCGTTACCCGGGCTGAAGTGGCGGCCATGATCGACCGGCTGCTGAGGAACGGTTCTTTATAA